ggactcggcgattaaaaaattactaaaaatatttttatttatattttctatatattcttactattaaaatattcttaaaaaacacattaatatacctttattcacaaaacaaagaaagaagaaggcaagaaacacatcTAAGGTCAGAATTTCGGCTGCATCGGCGAGTTTCAAGGCCAATTTCTGGCCTATTTCGGCTGTATCGGCCGTATCGGTCGCCGGCTGATACAACCCGATATGGCCGATACGGCCCGATTCTGGCCCAATTAGCCCGATTCGACGCGAATCGAGCCGCGTCGGCGCgaatccgaaaaaaaaaaaaaaaaaaaaaaaaaaaaaaaaaaaaaaaaaaaaaaacgcggcACCGACGCACGGTCAACTGCGTAGGACGCCGCGTCCCGCATCGGACTCGGGTGCAGCACCCTCCCAGCCGCATCCGTGCTTTCTAGTGTGAGACTTCAATTCCCTATTTCTAGAGGGATGGAGCCAgagatttgattttgatatatatacaaCCATGTCAGCTGCTCTAGGTTTCCAATGCTAGAAGGAATGGGACCTGTTAGACTGTTGTTTTTCATGTCAACATCAATTAAATTGGAGAGGTTTCCAATTTCTGAAGGAATGGAGCAAGAAGGTTGATTATTACGGAGGTACAAATAAGCCAAGTTGATTAAATTACCTAGTGAATTAGGAATGCAGCCATGGAGATCATTGGCATGCAAAGAAAGGTAAACGAGTGACTTTAAATGACCTATTTCCAAGGGAACTGAACCATTTAACTGATTTTCACCAAGGTGCAAGGCCTCAAGATTGGTTAGCAGCCTAATCTGTGGTGGGATTTCCCTTGATAACTTATTAAAGGACAGGTCAAGATATATGAGTTTGGAAAGGCCACTAATTTCAATAGGAATTGTGCCAAAGAGTTCATTCATGCTGAGATAAACATATGCGAGGTTGGGGAGAGACAAGAATGAAAATTCATGGAGCGTACCTTTCAAGCCTGAGTTAGTCAGGTCTAATGAAATAACACTTCGTACTTGGTTGCATGTAATGCCGGACCAACTGCATGGGATTGAGCTTGTATTTTGATTGCTGGAAGAATTGGTTGCATTGTGAAGGAGAGTCCACGAAGTCAGGTGTGATTGGGTTTCGTTTTGAAGACTGACTTTCCAATTGAGAAGAGCATCTGCCTCTATCTCTTCAGTCACAAAAAGAGAAGCAGCATTAAATGAGGAATGTAACATGGCCAACACGACCAGAGAAACGAGGTAAACTACTTTTTTCAAGCTAGACATTGGCATGGTTATGTTTTACAACTTGCAAGCTGATTCAGAACTCTATCTTACTATGTCTATGGTGCCCCAATAATTTCTTACACGCAATTTATAGGTCTAAACATCTGGATGCTGTTCTGTTAATCAATTTTCATTGTTCTGTTTTGTCAAATACTAAACATTTCTCCTAGTTAATGGAAAATAGATGGTTTGAAACAAAAATGATCATTGAATTTGACTGTTCTTCACGAGAAATTATTCTTTCCACCTGGTGGAGTCCTCACCACCCTCACAAGTGTTTTGGGCGCCCTTCTTTCCACCCGGTGGAGTCCTCCTTACCCTCACAAGTGATTTGGACCCTACTCATGGGTCCTACACAGGGGCCCACTCCTGTTAGAAGAAGCACCCCGGcataataattttccattattggaaagaattttcaattttctcgactgaaattttaccaaattttaattattgtaatgGTTTAGAcaccaaatttcaaaaataaaactaatggCATTTAAGCTAAACTAATAATTAACACCGAATTTAAGTGATTAACTAATTCAAGAGTACACAAACATTAAATTAGCATAGATAAACCATTAAAGAATACTAGCCTTTGAGCAGGCGCGTGATGCGCTCAGGCGCCTGCTCAGaggttcttctatttttttggtaaagattaataatttgcatccattataaattagaatacattttccaatcacaaaaaaagataggggtgtgatgagtgttatgcGTGGAGACaggttaataattttaatatttggtacAAACGCATAACACTCATCACTCCCCCTAGGTATTTTGGTGactggaaaatgtagtaatcctaatttataatggatgcaaatttttaatttttgccaaaaaaatagaagagcctctaagcatgcgcgtgagcgcgtgctcagaaGCTAATATTCCATAATTATCGCATGCttctcagaggctcttctatttttttaagaaaaagttaataatttgcattaattataatttgggattactacatttttctatcacaaaaaaacctagaaGTGTGATGAAGAATTATTTCACCTGCAAAAGCAACTTATATTGTATagacttcttatttttttggttacttttTATCTTTAAATGTTTTCTTAACAAAGAAACTTAActgaagaaaaggaagaaataatgataatgaaaaaaaaaaggggagaaaatAAATATGTGAACAATGTTTACCTTTGactttacaaataataataaattagattAATCAAATGTATCATACTAtctacaaagaaaaaataaataattaaaaaaatgactcACTCTTGTAAATTCCAAATACTTATTAAAATTGCATGCTTTCAATATAGAAATCCAAATGTTTCAAAGGTTCTACACATTCATTTTGTCACATTTTTAacccatttattattattactatcaaggatttaaattaaatatctaTCCTTGAAATGATATCTAGTTGAATTGgtatgacaaaaataataactCGTGTTGAGATATcattatattaaaagaaaaaaaaaaagtatgatatttgattattatagtttttttaaaatttctggTATTTTCCGATGTTTTGATCCGTAAACCTAATATATTTcagtcttttaaaaaaaattaaataaacaaatcattTTGCAATCTTTCACGTATTTCTGTTCGTATTCTCAGCCCAATTTTCTAGATATTGATATCACTTTTCATATCTAAACCACACATTACAAGATGCTCCAAACAATGTGTCTAGACTACAATCACATATTCTTTtccaacaaatttcataattgttgaGTGGGTGATTGCAAGTGATGGACACATTTGAAATTCATgaactcatcatttttttctttactactCACCGTTGACTAACTCAACAATTAcgaaatttattgtgaaaataaataaataaataaataaaagagttatGTTCATAGCACTACTACCATTTTATCACAATCTTTTTTCATAATCATTGAGGAGACAaattttaaaaggtagacaaaaaaaaaaaaaaaaatggtattagtGGTGGTCTTAATAAGAATCAATGATAACTTAACATTTATACATTTATGAAATCTATTctggaaaaatattttgtatagtATTGTCCTGTTCCAAAACACTAACTTTTGacctttttgttttgtataacttatcttctttttttcttttcttttttttaatgaaaaaagaagGGGTTGAGCCATAGTTATGCACCTAGCGCCatccaaatgattttttttaatgaaacttatcctttttatttaatagagagatttccattttaattttttataggcTTATCAGTATCATTATTACATATCTCACTCTTCCATTTTAGTGGTGTCAATGGTTGATGATGTTGCCAATTACTATCAAATATATTCTTAACTGTGTATGTAAACTCTtgacttttattttgtaaatcaGTTTATTTCTTCCTTCCATGCATGTTGGTACTGTTAACTGTTCAGAATGActgttacatatatatatatatatatagagagagagagagagagagagagagagagagagagagagagagagagagagagacagagagagagtcTTTCTATATTTTCTAAGAATTAGATACGTGAATAtgcatttatatataattgacacaaaattaaaaagacattttgcaataatttttttttaggaaaattctGCAAGAAATTAGAGTACATTAATTAATATCTAAAGACACTTGacattaaattattaaacaatAGAATGACACTTGGCATCAAATtattggaaaatttaaaaagatatttggcacaaaattggagTCCAGATATTTTAACTTAAGTTTCCACTTTAATATAGTTATATTATGGGTTTGAGAAACTTGTTTGATTTTACAATTTTCCATATCCCAATTGGTTTAGttggagtttttattttatttttaaaaaaaattatattcagtTGAAGTGTTTATTAGAATagggaaaatggaaaaaatctgaatgttcaatt
This genomic stretch from Quercus lobata isolate SW786 chromosome 3, ValleyOak3.0 Primary Assembly, whole genome shotgun sequence harbors:
- the LOC115981425 gene encoding probable leucine-rich repeat receptor-like protein kinase At1g35710, with the translated sequence MPMSSLKKVVYLVSLVVLAMLHSSFNAASLFVTEEIEADALLNWKVSLQNETQSHLTSWTLLHNATNSSSNQNTSSIPCSWSGITCNQVRSVISLDLTNSGLKGTLHEFSFLSLPNLAYVYLSMNELFGTIPIEISGLSKLIYLDLSFNKLSREIPPQIRLLTNLEALHLGENQLNGSVPLEIGHLKSLVYLSLHANDLHGCIPNSLGNLINLAYLYLRNNQPSCSIPSEIGNLSNLIDVDMKNNSLTGPIPSSIGNLEQLTWLYIYQNQISGSIPLEIGN